In Scleropages formosus chromosome 6, fSclFor1.1, whole genome shotgun sequence, the genomic stretch GATTAGTTGCGGTCACAGATTTTTAAGTAAAACTGTACGAGTAAGCTGGTGGCTTCCAGTGAACTGGGTACAGGGGTCCAAAAGCTCAACCACCACGCAGTAGAAAGTGCAAACGCAGTAAATCGCTGCGCCACAACAGACCATTCTCCCTTCCGCTCATGTCTGCATCCCCGAAACAGCACGCAAATAAAGTAAGACTGAAAAGCTTCAGAAGTCCAGTGTGACCATGTGCTAAAAACAGGCCCTCAGGCTTGTCAAAGAAGGATCAGCAGTTCCTGACGTGGCTCAAACATGAGCGTGTTCTTCTCACTcatgctcactcactcactcacacaggtACCGTGGCTTTGAACACATGTGCGTTGTCACATCAGCACAAGGAGCCCTGCACGCTGGGGGTGCAGCTCCCATGTTTAAGTCCATCTGCTTTGTAAACTGTATCCATTGAAACATGTAAACTGTCATCAGTACACAGTAAACACTTCTCAGCAGGTTCTCTTAACAGTCCGAACGAGAGAAATAGGAGAAAACCAGCTGTACGCAGCCTACTGCTCCCGTTATCATTTCAGGTAATTTCAggtcttctttttaaaaataaaattaaaaatgcggGCAACAATTCCAATCAAAATCAAACGTACCAACGgcaacttaaaattttttttctctgaaaatccTTCAACCTTGAATCCTACTTTGGTAAAAAGTTGGATACAAAATAGCTgtgtactgcaaaaaaaaaaaaaaaaaaaaaaaaaaaaactaaactaataTTTACAGTGTAACCTGCTTCGTGAGCTCAACCTGAAACATTATCGTTTTTGCGAAAACAATAATTAAGCCGTGCATCGTTTCAGCAGCATCCATCATTAATTATGTAAGAGTCTTGAAAACGTGAGTAAAATGCAGCAGCAGAAATGTTACTTTGCATTCGGAAATGAATTAATCACGTTACGAAACACTCATTTTTGGCTCTTCATGcgggaataaaaaataaaaggaatctCACGACGCTGTactcggggagggggggtaaaGTTTCCGCTCTCTACGGGAAGCGAGAGACGGGCGGCTGCAGGGCCGAAGGGTCCGCCCGCTGGTCCATCTCGTCCTGGAGCCGCGTCAGGTTGgacagctcctccagctcctggaaCTGGCGCTCGGTCTTGTGGCTGACGAGCGAGCGGTAGAAGTGCACGGCGAACACGATGAAGACCAGACTAAAGGGCACCAtgatggaggtggaggtgaTGGCGGCTGCCACGCCCTCGTTGCGGGTGCCGTTGCGCTTGACGCCGTCCTGCTTGAGCACCGGGAACTTGACCCAGCAGAGCAGCACCACCTCGGCCAGGAAGAGCAGAGTGCCGATAACGGTGGAGAAAGCCCACGCCAGCTCGATGTGGCGGTGCATGCGCTCGTGCGGCGACTCCTTCACCGAATTGAGGTTGTGAACGTTGCTGACGGCCTCGATGTTGGGCAGGATGCAGGTGCTCACCATCAGGGCGAAGAGGTGCACGGCCACCAGGACGGTGGTGCAGGCGCTGAAGGCGATGAGCAGCCCGGGGGGGTACACGTGCTCGTCCTCCAGCTGCACCTCCACCATCGCCACCTGGACAGCGGCGGGAAGGACCACAGAGATCGAGTTTTTACAAAAGCACCGCATCCTGGCTCTTCCCGAACGCGACTGAATCTTCATTTGTACCCGTTAAAAATCAGGCAgcgaattaccctgctgcactCGGGACATTTCAAAGTGACACTGCAGCGCTTCGTTTGTTATGAAACGGGTATTTGAAGTCAAGATTCagcgtatttacatttattcatttagctgacgcttttctccaaaacgactcaCATtgttaagcttacaattatttacccatttatagagctggataatttcacttgagcaatttagggtaagtaccttacctgaagagtactacagccagaggtggggagcgaacctgcgacctttgggtcccaagacagtagcgctaaccactacactaccaattGTCCCCAGTACTGAAACTGATTGCATTCCACACTgccaaatttttatttattttttttttaaacacaaaattaccatcttatgaaaacaaatgttaatgtcCCTTTTTTTGTTAGAAGCaccaataaaacaatttttacaaaaatgaagATTTATATTCCAAAACAGGACAGTGACGCAAAATGTTCCATCctttccaggtgtgtgtgtgtggacacagtGCAGGTGTATTAATTCCTGAACCAGCTCGGTCTgcgtggcgtttgcatgttctctccatgttctccTCACATGGGTTCCCCCCCAACAGTGCAAACACatgttccaggtgaactggtgactaatcTGCATGTTGTGCTTGTGTATGTGAACAGAAGTGTGTGCgtttgccttgcgatggactctCGTCCCATCCACGGTACACCCTGCCTTGTGGTTCCCCAGACCAGTGTGACATCGTGCTGGATAAAGCGCTTCTGAAAaccaatggatggatgaataaatacCGATTAAAGGGACGTACAGGTCCTGCACCTccattaaaacaaatgcattttaataaactaAACATCATAACCTCTTTACGACCATCTGGATAACGGTGTGTCACACAGCTACCAAAAACTGTAATCGAGAGTCTGGTACCGCTACGTTCTCCTGAGATGCCAAGATCGTCCAAAGAACTTTCATGTTCAGCTAATCAAACTTCTCAGTTCAGGCACCGGTCCAACCAACATGACCGGGTTTGTTCGGTCTGCAACGCAATTGTGAAGTCATGCGGTAGATGTGATTATACATATTAGGGTCCCCAAGTCCATGTACATTaattgtttagcagacgcttttctcgaaagcgacgtgcatctcagagaacgCTACGAAAAGTGTATCACA encodes the following:
- the LOC108935040 gene encoding calcium release-activated calcium channel protein 1-like isoform X3 — encoded protein: MVEVQLEDEHVYPPGLLIAFSACTTVLVAVHLFALMVSTCILPNIEAVSNVHNLNSVKESPHERMHRHIELAWAFSTVIGTLLFLAEVVLLCWVKFPVLKQDGVKRNGTRNEGVAAAITSTSIMVPFSLVFIVFAVHFYRSLVSHKTERQFQELEELSNLTRLQDEMDQRADPSALQPPVSRFP
- the LOC108935040 gene encoding calcium release-activated calcium channel protein 1-like isoform X1; the encoded protein is MHGHFARDDAARRPELCSGAEPRTDTRPQKQKPKTQSGASGVESIRCASLCRTDLWVAMVEVQLEDEHVYPPGLLIAFSACTTVLVAVHLFALMVSTCILPNIEAVSNVHNLNSVKESPHERMHRHIELAWAFSTVIGTLLFLAEVVLLCWVKFPVLKQDGVKRNGTRNEGVAAAITSTSIMVPFSLVFIVFAVHFYRSLVSHKTERQFQELEELSNLTRLQDEMDQRADPSALQPPVSRFP
- the LOC108935040 gene encoding calcium release-activated calcium channel protein 1-like isoform X2, whose translation is MSLNEHSLHALSWRKLYLSRAKLKASSRTSALLSGFAMVAMVEVQLEDEHVYPPGLLIAFSACTTVLVAVHLFALMVSTCILPNIEAVSNVHNLNSVKESPHERMHRHIELAWAFSTVIGTLLFLAEVVLLCWVKFPVLKQDGVKRNGTRNEGVAAAITSTSIMVPFSLVFIVFAVHFYRSLVSHKTERQFQELEELSNLTRLQDEMDQRADPSALQPPVSRFP